The Panthera uncia isolate 11264 chromosome C2, Puncia_PCG_1.0, whole genome shotgun sequence genome contains a region encoding:
- the SS18L2 gene encoding SS18-like protein 2, translating into MSVAFVPDWLKGKAEVNQETIQRLLEENDQLIRCIVEYQNKGRANECVQYQHVLHRNLIYLATIADANPTSPSKPME; encoded by the exons ATGTCGGTGGCCTTCGTACCGGACTGGCTGAAAGGCAAGGCGGAAGTTAATCAGGAGACGATCCAGCGG CTCCTGGAGGAGAATGACCAACTCATCCGCTGTATCGTGGAGTATCAGAACAAAGGCCGGGCGAATGAGTGCGTCCA GTACCAGCATGTGTTACACAGAAATCTCATTTATTTGGCTACCATCGCAGATGCCAACCCCACCAGCCCTTCAAAACCAATGGAATAA